Genomic window (Planktothrix serta PCC 8927):
TTGATAGTCTAGTAGTCATAAAATATCCCCTGTGAAAGTTAGGATTAGGGATATTAAAATTATATCAAAAAAAATTGATGTGTCAAGTTAAGAAAAGGTTAATAATCTAAGGCTTGAGTTGGGGATTAAAACTTCGGTAACTCCCATAATTCGGGTTCAAATTCATTCAGAGAATTGAGAATTTGATCGGCTTCTTGGTAAAGGGATTGATCCATATCAGGTGCGGGAACAGCAACCACTGACATTCCTGCGGCTTTAGCTGCGGAAACCCCTGCTAAGGCATCTTCAAAAACTAAACATTCTTCAGGGTTTGCCCCTAAACGTTGAGCGACCAAGAGGAAAATATCGGGGGCAGGTTTGCCATTTTTAAGTTCAGGATCATCCCCTCGAACAATTTGTTGAAATAGGGAAAACCAGTGTTGATGACTTTGGGTTTTAGCGGTAAACGGACGAGTTCCTGAACTGGTAGCGACGGCTTGAGGAATATTATTAAAAGCGAGATGTTGTGTCAGACGCACGGCTCCCTCTAAGGGAGAAACATGGGGATAGAAGTCATAAATAATTGCATCTTTTTGTTTGGAAAATTCTTCTACCGTCATCGATAAATCTAACTCTTGAATCAGAAGTTTTGCTGAATCATGGGATTTTCTTCCCCTAACTTTGCAACTGAGAGTATGATCAATCGTTTTACCATAATGGTTGACAAGCATTTGATTGACTTTGGCATGAAGAGGTTCTGTATCTAACAGCAAACCATCTAAATCGTAAATAACGTGAGTAATTTTTTTAAAGTTAGGCATTGGTAACTGGATAAAGCATTAAAGTTATTATGAATGAAATTGATCCATAAATCAAGTATCTGGATTATTTAAAAGTCCAGAAAGAGATTAATATTTCTAATAGACTTGCTATATGCCCTCAAACTCTAGGGATAGGCTGGAAATGATTGAGTTGAATCAAAATAGGTACAAATTAGAATTAAGTTTTTTTCCTATCCCTATTAAATTAAATTAAAATAGCTACGACATTTCTTTTTGACTTGCACTAAAATTTTATACCATTTTTGTGCAGGTTGATCATAAAAGGTAAAAATATCCCCATAAGCAACTCGATAGTTTTGATGGTGTT
Coding sequences:
- a CDS encoding HAD-IA family hydrolase, which codes for MPNFKKITHVIYDLDGLLLDTEPLHAKVNQMLVNHYGKTIDHTLSCKVRGRKSHDSAKLLIQELDLSMTVEEFSKQKDAIIYDFYPHVSPLEGAVRLTQHLAFNNIPQAVATSSGTRPFTAKTQSHQHWFSLFQQIVRGDDPELKNGKPAPDIFLLVAQRLGANPEECLVFEDALAGVSAAKAAGMSVVAVPAPDMDQSLYQEADQILNSLNEFEPELWELPKF